The following coding sequences lie in one Arachis ipaensis cultivar K30076 chromosome B03, Araip1.1, whole genome shotgun sequence genomic window:
- the LOC107629457 gene encoding probable acyl-activating enzyme 18, peroxisomal isoform X1, with protein sequence MAKTIRELQVKDFVDAGLSLAEAIQFDGVLREIVSLCVSSTDIWRQIVTRRVLKPSHPHSLHQLVYYSLYHSSSHASDDADPPLYWFPSLKQARRTNLGRLMETYGPKLLGDSYKDPITSFRLFHKFSVEHPQEYWSIVLKELSVSFIKAPRCILDTSDPSKPGGTWLPGAVLNIADCCLQPSTRPYKPDDSLAIVWRDEGFDDTEVNHITLKQLRQQVALVANAIEATFSKGDAIAIDMQMTASAVIIYLAIVLAGCVVVSIADSFAPKEIATRLHISKAKGIFTQDFISRGGRKFPLYSRVVEAGASKVIVLPVIGDDVGVQLREQDISWKAFLSFGRKHPSRSPHYSPVYQSIDSVTNILFSSGTTGEPKAIPWTHLSPIRSAADGWACIDIQAGDVYCWPTNLGWVMGPTLLYSCFLTGTTLALYHGSPLGRGFGKFVQDAGVTHLGTVPSIVKAWKNTRCMEGLDWTKIKTFCSTGETSNVDDDLWLSSKSYYKPIIETCGGSELASGYVMGSLLQPQAFATFSTPSMTAGFVILDGNGDPYPEDVPCVGEVALFPHIMGATERLLNADHDEVYFKGMPIYKGKVLRRHGDIVKRTVGGYFVVQGRADDTMNLGGIKTSSVEIERVCDRADECIMETAAISVAPASGGPEQLIIFVVLKKGYSSDVETLKKKFSKAIQSNLNPLFKVSTVKIVAEFPRTASNKLLRRVLRDQMKRELSLHSRL encoded by the exons ATGGCAAAGACCATAAGGGAGTTGCAAGTGAAGGACTTTGTGGACGCAGGGTTATCACTGGCAGAAGCCATTCAATTTGACGGTGTTTTGAGGGAAATTGTGTCCCTTTGTGTTTCATCTACAGATATCTGGCGCCAAATTGTGACTCGGAGAGTGCTGAAGCCATCTCACCCTCATTCACTCCACCAACTTGTTTATTACTCTCTCTATCACTCTTCTTCCCATGCTTCCGATGATGCTGATCCTCCTCTATATTGGTTCCCTTCTTT GAAGCAGGCCAGACGCACCAACTTGGGTCGCCTCATGGAAACATATGGTCCTAAGCTCTTGGGAGATTCCTATAAAGACCCCATTACTAGTTTCCGTCTCTTTCACAAATTCTCTGTTGAACACCCTCAG GAGTATTGGTCCATTGTTCTTAAAGAACTCTCAGTTTCATTCATTAAAGCTCCAAGGTGCATTTTGGATACTTCTGATCCCTCAAAGCCTGGAGGAACTTGGCTTCCCGGAGCTGTCTTGAATATTGCTGATTGCTGCTTGCAGCCGAGCACACGCCCCTACAAACCAGATGACAGTTTAGCCATTGTCTGGAGGGATGAAGGATTTGATGATACCGAGGTGAATCATATCACACTCAAACAACTTCGACAGCAAGTAGC GCTGGTAGCCAATGCAATTGAAGCCACGTTCTCAAAGGGAGATGCAATTGCAATTGACATGCAAATGACAGCCAGTGCTGTCATTATATATTTGGCCATTGTTCTCGCAGGATGTGTTGTAGTCTCAATTGCTGATAGCTTTGCACCAAAAGAAATCGCAACTCGCCTGCACATATCTAAGGCAAAGGGTATATTCACACAG GATTTCATATCTCGAGGTGGCAGGAAATTCCCTCTGTACAG TCGAGTCGTGGAAGCAGGCGCAAGTAAAGTTATTGTGCTACCTGTGATAGGTGACGATGTAGGAGTACAATTAAGAGAACAAGACATATCATGGAAGGCTTTTCTCTCTTTTGGAAGGAAGCATCCAAG CAGATCACCACACTACTCTCCGGTATATCAATCAATTGATTCTGTCACTAACATACTTTTCTCATCTGGAACCACAG GGGAGCCAAAAGCTATTCCTTGGACTCATCTTTCGCCAATACGTAGCGCTGCTGATGGATGGGCTTGCATTGATATTCAAGCCGGAGATGTCTATTGCTGGCCTACAAATTTAGGATGGGTTATGGGACCAACTCTATTATATTCATGTTTTCTAACTGGCACAACTCTTGCTCTCTACCATGGTTCTCCTCTTGGCCGTGGTTTTGGAAAATTTGTTCAG GATGCAGGTGTTACCCATTTGGGAACAGTTCCAAGCATAGTAAAAGCTTGGAAGAATACGCGATGTATGGAAGGCTTGGATTGGACAAAGATAAA AACATTTTGTTCCACTGGAGAAACCTCAAATGTTGATGATGACCTTTGGCTTTCCTCAAAATCTTACTACAAGCCAATCATCGAAACTTGTGGTGGTTCTGAGCTTGCATCTGGTTACGTCATGGGAAGCTTACTGCAGCCGCAAGCTTTTGCGACATTTAGCACACCATCAATGACAGCTGGCTTTGTCATCCTTGATGGAAATGGAGATCCTTAT CCAGAGGATGTACCTTGTGTTGGTGAAGTGGCCTTATTCCCTCACATTATGGGAGCAACTGAAAGATTGCTTAATGCTGATCATGATGAAGTGTACTTTAAGGGAATGCCTATTTACAAAGGAAAG GTACTTAGGAGACATGGAGATATAGTGAAGAGAACTGTTGGTGGGTATTTTGTTGTGCAAGGAAGAGCTGATGACACCATGAATCTTGGTGGAATAAAG ACAAGTTCTGTAGAAATTGAGCGTGTATGCGACAGGGCCGATGAATGCATTATGGAGACAGCTGCAATCAGTGTGGCTCCTGCAAGTGGAGGCCCTGAACAACTTATTATATTTGTAGTTTTGAAGAAAGGATACAGTTCCGATGTAGAAACTCTGAAAAAGAAATTCTCTAAAGCCATTCAGAGCAACCTTAATCCTTTGTTTAAG GTAAGCACCGTGAAAATTGTGGCTGAGTTTCCTCGAACAGCTTCGAACAAACTACTGAGGAGAGTTCTGAGGGATCAAATGAAGCGTGAGCTATCACTTCATAGCAGACTTTAG
- the LOC107629457 gene encoding probable acyl-activating enzyme 18, peroxisomal isoform X2 — MAKTIRELQVKDFVDAGLSLAEAIQFDGVLREIVSLCVSSTDIWRQIVTRRVLKPSHPHSLHQLVYYSLYHSSSHASDDADPPLYWFPSLKQARRTNLGRLMETYGPKLLGDSYKDPITSFRLFHKFSVEHPQEYWSIVLKELSVSFIKAPRCILDTSDPSKPGGTWLPGAVLNIADCCLQPSTRPYKPDDSLAIVWRDEGFDDTEVNHITLKQLRQQVALVANAIEATFSKGDAIAIDMQMTASAVIIYLAIVLAGCVVVSIADSFAPKEIATRLHISKAKGIFTQDFISRGGRKFPLYSRVVEAGASKVIVLPVIGDDVGVQLREQDISWKAFLSFGRKHPRSPHYSPVYQSIDSVTNILFSSGTTGEPKAIPWTHLSPIRSAADGWACIDIQAGDVYCWPTNLGWVMGPTLLYSCFLTGTTLALYHGSPLGRGFGKFVQDAGVTHLGTVPSIVKAWKNTRCMEGLDWTKIKTFCSTGETSNVDDDLWLSSKSYYKPIIETCGGSELASGYVMGSLLQPQAFATFSTPSMTAGFVILDGNGDPYPEDVPCVGEVALFPHIMGATERLLNADHDEVYFKGMPIYKGKVLRRHGDIVKRTVGGYFVVQGRADDTMNLGGIKTSSVEIERVCDRADECIMETAAISVAPASGGPEQLIIFVVLKKGYSSDVETLKKKFSKAIQSNLNPLFKVSTVKIVAEFPRTASNKLLRRVLRDQMKRELSLHSRL; from the exons ATGGCAAAGACCATAAGGGAGTTGCAAGTGAAGGACTTTGTGGACGCAGGGTTATCACTGGCAGAAGCCATTCAATTTGACGGTGTTTTGAGGGAAATTGTGTCCCTTTGTGTTTCATCTACAGATATCTGGCGCCAAATTGTGACTCGGAGAGTGCTGAAGCCATCTCACCCTCATTCACTCCACCAACTTGTTTATTACTCTCTCTATCACTCTTCTTCCCATGCTTCCGATGATGCTGATCCTCCTCTATATTGGTTCCCTTCTTT GAAGCAGGCCAGACGCACCAACTTGGGTCGCCTCATGGAAACATATGGTCCTAAGCTCTTGGGAGATTCCTATAAAGACCCCATTACTAGTTTCCGTCTCTTTCACAAATTCTCTGTTGAACACCCTCAG GAGTATTGGTCCATTGTTCTTAAAGAACTCTCAGTTTCATTCATTAAAGCTCCAAGGTGCATTTTGGATACTTCTGATCCCTCAAAGCCTGGAGGAACTTGGCTTCCCGGAGCTGTCTTGAATATTGCTGATTGCTGCTTGCAGCCGAGCACACGCCCCTACAAACCAGATGACAGTTTAGCCATTGTCTGGAGGGATGAAGGATTTGATGATACCGAGGTGAATCATATCACACTCAAACAACTTCGACAGCAAGTAGC GCTGGTAGCCAATGCAATTGAAGCCACGTTCTCAAAGGGAGATGCAATTGCAATTGACATGCAAATGACAGCCAGTGCTGTCATTATATATTTGGCCATTGTTCTCGCAGGATGTGTTGTAGTCTCAATTGCTGATAGCTTTGCACCAAAAGAAATCGCAACTCGCCTGCACATATCTAAGGCAAAGGGTATATTCACACAG GATTTCATATCTCGAGGTGGCAGGAAATTCCCTCTGTACAG TCGAGTCGTGGAAGCAGGCGCAAGTAAAGTTATTGTGCTACCTGTGATAGGTGACGATGTAGGAGTACAATTAAGAGAACAAGACATATCATGGAAGGCTTTTCTCTCTTTTGGAAGGAAGCATCCAAG ATCACCACACTACTCTCCGGTATATCAATCAATTGATTCTGTCACTAACATACTTTTCTCATCTGGAACCACAG GGGAGCCAAAAGCTATTCCTTGGACTCATCTTTCGCCAATACGTAGCGCTGCTGATGGATGGGCTTGCATTGATATTCAAGCCGGAGATGTCTATTGCTGGCCTACAAATTTAGGATGGGTTATGGGACCAACTCTATTATATTCATGTTTTCTAACTGGCACAACTCTTGCTCTCTACCATGGTTCTCCTCTTGGCCGTGGTTTTGGAAAATTTGTTCAG GATGCAGGTGTTACCCATTTGGGAACAGTTCCAAGCATAGTAAAAGCTTGGAAGAATACGCGATGTATGGAAGGCTTGGATTGGACAAAGATAAA AACATTTTGTTCCACTGGAGAAACCTCAAATGTTGATGATGACCTTTGGCTTTCCTCAAAATCTTACTACAAGCCAATCATCGAAACTTGTGGTGGTTCTGAGCTTGCATCTGGTTACGTCATGGGAAGCTTACTGCAGCCGCAAGCTTTTGCGACATTTAGCACACCATCAATGACAGCTGGCTTTGTCATCCTTGATGGAAATGGAGATCCTTAT CCAGAGGATGTACCTTGTGTTGGTGAAGTGGCCTTATTCCCTCACATTATGGGAGCAACTGAAAGATTGCTTAATGCTGATCATGATGAAGTGTACTTTAAGGGAATGCCTATTTACAAAGGAAAG GTACTTAGGAGACATGGAGATATAGTGAAGAGAACTGTTGGTGGGTATTTTGTTGTGCAAGGAAGAGCTGATGACACCATGAATCTTGGTGGAATAAAG ACAAGTTCTGTAGAAATTGAGCGTGTATGCGACAGGGCCGATGAATGCATTATGGAGACAGCTGCAATCAGTGTGGCTCCTGCAAGTGGAGGCCCTGAACAACTTATTATATTTGTAGTTTTGAAGAAAGGATACAGTTCCGATGTAGAAACTCTGAAAAAGAAATTCTCTAAAGCCATTCAGAGCAACCTTAATCCTTTGTTTAAG GTAAGCACCGTGAAAATTGTGGCTGAGTTTCCTCGAACAGCTTCGAACAAACTACTGAGGAGAGTTCTGAGGGATCAAATGAAGCGTGAGCTATCACTTCATAGCAGACTTTAG
- the LOC107629457 gene encoding probable acyl-activating enzyme 18, peroxisomal isoform X3, with protein METYGPKLLGDSYKDPITSFRLFHKFSVEHPQEYWSIVLKELSVSFIKAPRCILDTSDPSKPGGTWLPGAVLNIADCCLQPSTRPYKPDDSLAIVWRDEGFDDTEVNHITLKQLRQQVALVANAIEATFSKGDAIAIDMQMTASAVIIYLAIVLAGCVVVSIADSFAPKEIATRLHISKAKGIFTQDFISRGGRKFPLYSRVVEAGASKVIVLPVIGDDVGVQLREQDISWKAFLSFGRKHPSRSPHYSPVYQSIDSVTNILFSSGTTGEPKAIPWTHLSPIRSAADGWACIDIQAGDVYCWPTNLGWVMGPTLLYSCFLTGTTLALYHGSPLGRGFGKFVQDAGVTHLGTVPSIVKAWKNTRCMEGLDWTKIKTFCSTGETSNVDDDLWLSSKSYYKPIIETCGGSELASGYVMGSLLQPQAFATFSTPSMTAGFVILDGNGDPYPEDVPCVGEVALFPHIMGATERLLNADHDEVYFKGMPIYKGKVLRRHGDIVKRTVGGYFVVQGRADDTMNLGGIKTSSVEIERVCDRADECIMETAAISVAPASGGPEQLIIFVVLKKGYSSDVETLKKKFSKAIQSNLNPLFKVSTVKIVAEFPRTASNKLLRRVLRDQMKRELSLHSRL; from the exons ATGGAAACATATGGTCCTAAGCTCTTGGGAGATTCCTATAAAGACCCCATTACTAGTTTCCGTCTCTTTCACAAATTCTCTGTTGAACACCCTCAG GAGTATTGGTCCATTGTTCTTAAAGAACTCTCAGTTTCATTCATTAAAGCTCCAAGGTGCATTTTGGATACTTCTGATCCCTCAAAGCCTGGAGGAACTTGGCTTCCCGGAGCTGTCTTGAATATTGCTGATTGCTGCTTGCAGCCGAGCACACGCCCCTACAAACCAGATGACAGTTTAGCCATTGTCTGGAGGGATGAAGGATTTGATGATACCGAGGTGAATCATATCACACTCAAACAACTTCGACAGCAAGTAGC GCTGGTAGCCAATGCAATTGAAGCCACGTTCTCAAAGGGAGATGCAATTGCAATTGACATGCAAATGACAGCCAGTGCTGTCATTATATATTTGGCCATTGTTCTCGCAGGATGTGTTGTAGTCTCAATTGCTGATAGCTTTGCACCAAAAGAAATCGCAACTCGCCTGCACATATCTAAGGCAAAGGGTATATTCACACAG GATTTCATATCTCGAGGTGGCAGGAAATTCCCTCTGTACAG TCGAGTCGTGGAAGCAGGCGCAAGTAAAGTTATTGTGCTACCTGTGATAGGTGACGATGTAGGAGTACAATTAAGAGAACAAGACATATCATGGAAGGCTTTTCTCTCTTTTGGAAGGAAGCATCCAAG CAGATCACCACACTACTCTCCGGTATATCAATCAATTGATTCTGTCACTAACATACTTTTCTCATCTGGAACCACAG GGGAGCCAAAAGCTATTCCTTGGACTCATCTTTCGCCAATACGTAGCGCTGCTGATGGATGGGCTTGCATTGATATTCAAGCCGGAGATGTCTATTGCTGGCCTACAAATTTAGGATGGGTTATGGGACCAACTCTATTATATTCATGTTTTCTAACTGGCACAACTCTTGCTCTCTACCATGGTTCTCCTCTTGGCCGTGGTTTTGGAAAATTTGTTCAG GATGCAGGTGTTACCCATTTGGGAACAGTTCCAAGCATAGTAAAAGCTTGGAAGAATACGCGATGTATGGAAGGCTTGGATTGGACAAAGATAAA AACATTTTGTTCCACTGGAGAAACCTCAAATGTTGATGATGACCTTTGGCTTTCCTCAAAATCTTACTACAAGCCAATCATCGAAACTTGTGGTGGTTCTGAGCTTGCATCTGGTTACGTCATGGGAAGCTTACTGCAGCCGCAAGCTTTTGCGACATTTAGCACACCATCAATGACAGCTGGCTTTGTCATCCTTGATGGAAATGGAGATCCTTAT CCAGAGGATGTACCTTGTGTTGGTGAAGTGGCCTTATTCCCTCACATTATGGGAGCAACTGAAAGATTGCTTAATGCTGATCATGATGAAGTGTACTTTAAGGGAATGCCTATTTACAAAGGAAAG GTACTTAGGAGACATGGAGATATAGTGAAGAGAACTGTTGGTGGGTATTTTGTTGTGCAAGGAAGAGCTGATGACACCATGAATCTTGGTGGAATAAAG ACAAGTTCTGTAGAAATTGAGCGTGTATGCGACAGGGCCGATGAATGCATTATGGAGACAGCTGCAATCAGTGTGGCTCCTGCAAGTGGAGGCCCTGAACAACTTATTATATTTGTAGTTTTGAAGAAAGGATACAGTTCCGATGTAGAAACTCTGAAAAAGAAATTCTCTAAAGCCATTCAGAGCAACCTTAATCCTTTGTTTAAG GTAAGCACCGTGAAAATTGTGGCTGAGTTTCCTCGAACAGCTTCGAACAAACTACTGAGGAGAGTTCTGAGGGATCAAATGAAGCGTGAGCTATCACTTCATAGCAGACTTTAG